The genomic segment GGCACGCGGCTGGGTCGCACCACGTCCTCGTGTCTTGTCGTTAACCGGTGTCAGTTATACACTCGTTAACCGGTGTCAGTTACACATTCATTACACGGCATCAGTTACACATTGCCAGTGTGAAGCCTGGTGTCTCCGGCAGCCCGTGCacatctgtcctcccagcagccagaggagccctcctgcctggctccagctctgcctttctCGCCTCTCTCTGTCCCTTCCATTCCAGGTGGAGACACGAACACGGCTTTTTAAACCCTCCTAGGTGCTCCAGGCAGCTATCTCTTGATTTTCTACCTGATTTAGGCTAGTCAAAACTTCCAGTTTTCAGAAGCTGGATGAAGCTGTGTCTCTCCCTCTGGCTGTATTTCCAGCCTGCAGTCTCATCAGAAAGCGAAAGCTCTGCCGCTGCCGGTTCCCCCGGTGGGGCTGCGCGGGGCAGTCGGGTTCGTAGCCAGCGCCGCTCACGGGTCGCGGCAATGCCTGCTTGTTTGTCAGACTTGCCCCTGCCTGCACTGTCGAACGGGCAGTGCCACCCTTtctgttgctttgctttgctgggCGATGAGGGCTGCAGCccgcagcaccccagggtgccctCCCCCAGGCCCTCTGTCCTCCTGCGGGCTGCCCCGGGGCACGagaggggctgcagagcccgcgctctctgcagaagcagcaggtttTGCCTCTGCATTTCTGAGGGTTGCCCTGAGTCCCAGATTTttggtttttctgttttcaccaAAGCTTAGGCTGccctggctgggcagaatgacGGGACGCTGGCGCAGAggtgtgccagcagcagggggtGAATTCAGCCCCTTCTCGTGCTGCGGGAGCTACAGGCGGTGTGGGCGCTGCGCTGGACAAGGCGAGGGGCAGCGAGCTCACCGcgctgccaggcagcagcagggctctgccaccTCTGCCTTGCTAAGAAAATTTTTAGATTTCTCCACATAGGATGTCGTAAAGAGTATGCCTGGCAAGGGAGGCTGTTTATACCTGCTGCTGCGGTGTGAGCAGTgcgaggggccggggcctgctctgaggggctgggggtgccagCACGGCGCCCCAAAATCAGACGTCCCCACCTCGGCAGGGGCGAGCGGCTCTTGAGGCACTCCTGGGGCAGCTCCCGTGATGCTCGCCACGCACAGTGGGCCCCGTGAAGCTCAATTTATGTGCCTCGGAGACAGGAGAGCTGAGTCAGCAACAGACGgatgattgctttttttttttttttatttttaagtgacttGCTGTGATGTGTCTCAGGTCTCGCACCTGGGATTTGGAAGCAATTCCCCATGGCTTCCTTTTAGCATATACTTGAAATTAACAGCAATTGGACCAGCCATCACTTGAGCAGGAATTATGCGTGAGTGGGTTAAAGGTGCATTTGGAAACCAGCACTCACTATTTGTGCTTCTCTTCTAGTTTCAGAGGTGCGAGCGGATTTTTGCGGAGGCAGAAAGGCAGCGAGCACAGCCAGACCCCCGTAACACCCGCACTGCACACGAGGAGAGCAGAGGACGGGctggggcgcggggccggcgcaGGGCACACCGCCCCCATGGCGCTCAGCACCTGGGGCCAGCGTGGCCGCCAGGCTCCGGGGCCAGCAGCCCTGCTCGGACAAGTCGGTGCCGGTCTGAGCTCTCGGCCATGGGTGGGAAACTTGGGTGCTTCGTGCCGTGCCGGTGGGGACAGCCGCGGGGATGCTGTGCCTGGCACCGTGCCGCACCACCGCCGCTGTCCCGACAGCCGTGTTTGCAGCCAGGAGCCATTGCCAGGCTCCCAGATTTCAttactgaaatggaaatggCCATCATTTCCCATGGCAGAGCTTCGTACGTGGAAATTAATTTGGGGAGGGAGGCGAgaaaaatgtctctgctttcagGGGCTGGGACAGTGCTGTGCAGAGGCGTGGATGTGGCCGGGCTGGCGGGCACCGTCCCTGCAGCTGCGTTTTGGCGGTGGGGACACCTGGGAGTGGTGCCCCTGGCAGCCCCATcaggggcaccctggggatgttGGGGAGGGTGGCAGAGACCCCACAGCCTTTTCGAGCCACCGGCTCTTTATTCTGGGCCCTGTTCTCTGCCGTGCCCCCCAGGTGGGCACTGCAAGCGCTgactgcagctggaggagcagctctgcctcttTGCGAGGTGGCGCTGGGTTAACATCCCAGAACCAGCAGCACGGGAGCCGAGCAGGGCAGacacagctcctctgggaaaACCCTGAACAGGAATTCATTAAAACTGGACTTGCTGCCTGCTGTTTTTGTATCTCACCTCGTCTTTACCAGTGCAGTTGCTGTGGTGTTTCTGCAGCAGGGCCGTGTGTCCCGGAGCGGGGCAGGCACCGCTATGCTGTGCCCGGTGCCCTCCCGGGGGCtcaccctgccccacagcaccctgaTGCCGCTTTCTGCCTTGCAGCCTCTCCCTTCATCATCGCCATGCTCCTGGCCAGCCTCAACAGCTGCTGCAACCCGTGGATCTACATGCTGTACACGGGGCACCTCTTCCACGACCTGATGCGGcgcttcctctgctgctccacGCGCTACCTGAAGTCGCGGCCGGCGTGCGACCTGAGCGTCAGCAAGAAGAGCAACTCCTCCTCCTTCGTCCTCAGCTGCAAGAGCACGAGCCAGAGGAGCTTCGCGCAGCCCGCCGCGACGTGAGGCAccgccggcccggccctgctTCTCCGCCGTGCTGAGCGCCTTCAGCACGCCCCTGTAAAAAAGCTGTGACTGGGACCAGAGAGGGGGTTTCCGTGTAAATAGGTGTATATAGGTCTGCGCGAGGGTGAGCATGGACAGCGTTTGTTATTTAACTGGGGCAGGAGCGAGTGGAAGACTTCTGTGCTCGGAATATCGGCGGTGCGTGGCGCTGAGCAGCACGAACCCGGTTCCGAGCCCATTCGCCGCTGAAGCGGGTGGCTTTCCAAACACACGAGGGGCAGGTTTTGTCCCGAGCGATCGCCAAAGCTGGGCTCACCCCGACTGAAgggagccccctccccgctcccctgcGCTGGGCAGGCGGCACGGCCGGGACAGAGCGGGgagcgcggggctgcggggcgccgtggggtgggatggggtgggatggggtgggatgggattgGATGGGGTGCCATGGGGTGCCATGGGGTGCGATGTGGACCCTTGGGCCGGGGCCGGGTGTCCCTGTGCCCACAGCTGTGCCCGTGGACACAGTGGGAGCGAGGGAAGCAGACACGACTGTAGGATCAGGGGATGTGTGCAATAATACATTTGCTGAACGCGCTCAAAGCTTCTAAAAGGCTGGCATTTGGGATTGCATCTGGGCTCCATGGGATTGAAAAACTCCTGCTGAGTCCCCCGAGGCCGAGCTTTTGCTTTGGGTTTACTGTAGATAGCAGTTAGTCTTTTAGTTAGTCTTTTACACCAATGCAATCTTGCTTTGTAGTGCACGAGGTCATGCTTATGGCATGGATTTTTATTGCAAAGAAATACCTGTAAATAAAATTTTCGGACTGTGTCGTGAtggaaagagggaggggaagTGCAGAAGCATTGCAATACTAAAAACTTTACTAAACTAAAAactttactatttttaaaaatactaaaaacttGGGATGCTACGCTTTAAACACAAGACCTGAGTACGCTCAGCGTAAGGATGCTTTTGTTTATAGAGCACTGCACCAAGCACTTAAGATGTGTACACCACTTCATACTTTGCATGAAGTTAGCCATggtccagcccctgcagggtgGAACAGCTTGGGGTGGCTGGGAGCCCTCCTGTGGCGGTGGGCCTGGGGGTCCGGCAATGAGGACGGATGCTCCCACCCTCGCTCAGGTTGCTTCTCCTGTGGGCACCCGCAGGGATGCCATGCAGAAGTGAGGCCTGTGTGCACTCCGAGGTAACCTGATTTGGCCTCACGTGTTGGGAATGAgtgtgaaaaatgcatttatctatgtattagttttattttttcactgtcaTCAACAGGTACATTTTCACCTTTCATATTCTGGcattcctttgatttttttctcgTAGCATCAAGTGACTACGACGCAGCACATTCAGTCCCAGCATACTTCACAGACTGGTTTAAATCGTTATGAAAACATACAGAGCTTTTCCTCCTATGGTCATCCTCTTTCCCCTTGAGAGTCACTACCTCCCGCACGGAACAAGAAGGGGACCCTGATGTGCTTGGGCTCCTTTGAACGCACAGGGGCTCGTTCAGACTCGCTCTTCTCTCGTTCTGTGCCCCCACACCCTGGGGTGTCCCCGGAGGGTGCCTCGGCTCtgcctgcccacagcagggcacGGTTCACCCCGGGGCCGCCCTCGCTCCGCCGGGGTAAGCGCGACGTGACGGCGATAGTGAGCTGTGccggggcgaggagggggctCGGGGGAAGCAGGGCGCTGCCGTCAGGTCGGGGCGAGGAGCTAGGGGCTTGTCACAGAAAGGGACACCGGCCGCGGGGCCGACACACGCTTCAAGAGGGTCAGAGGGAAACAGAGGTGCTGACGGCAGAGGTGTGCACTCCCTGTGCAGGGAGCCTGGAGACCACCGCGGTGGGGAGACTGGAGTTTTGGAGGGGGTTGGTTCAGGATGTGAACTACTAggacagcaacaacaaaattaaaaagactgTAATTCCaacattgtttttaattacttttattccttcaaaaagctttaaaaaatgcttgTGGTAAAGTGttattggaaatattttttttccctacaaacaTCTAGATATCTTTTTTCTTGCGTGTAACTCTCTCCGTCTCAAGGCCTGGTGTTGCTGGAGCATCAGTGCTACGTTGCTGTGGGATAACGAAGGTCCACAGTCCCAAGTCACTGGAGGAGCACCAATAGAAAATCTGGCTCTTCCTTGTCCTTGGCATAGCACTAGCAGAGACTTTGGCTTCAAGTATTTGTTGGCagccaaggaaaaaaagcacatgaatACAATTGAGAATAATAACTGAACAATGAGACCTCCTGGGCCctgattcagcaaagcacttaaagaCAGAGCCAACAAAGCACCTCACAGTTAAAACACAGCTCTGCGGAAGACGGGCCAAACAAACTGACTGACAGCCCAGGGGAGGAAATGGCTCCGAGCTGcacccttcccctctcccccttttcaGGAGCACCGCGTTGCCCCCAGGAGGCTGGGCCCCGGCCGGACAcgggggcagtgctgggggtgcccgggggtCCCGTGCCCCCCACATGCCCACCAGGAGCGCTGGCAGCCCTGCGGCACGGTGTGTGGCAAACGCCCTTCCATGGGCTGCGGTGACCCTTGCCTTCCACGAGCATCCAGCCCCGGTGCTGGGCATGGCCAGGTCCCCTCcttgggggggctgtgggatctgtctgctccctctgctccccgtgGCGAGCCCGCTGCCCCCTCCGTAGGCGCTGCCTGTCTGCGGGGAGCACCCGCACAGCTGCCCCGTGTTTGGTGCTCCCAGGGGCGTCCTGCCCACAGGCACAGCGCTGCTCTAATTCAGCAGTGAGCATCAAACTGCCACGAGTGGCTGTGCAGTTGTCGGCAGCCCAAGCCCTTCACGTCCTCTCAGAAGGCAGACACAGCATTTCATACACTAATCGATCTGCTTCTTGAAGCTCTGCTGAAATGGGAACACACAgggaaaaagagttttttttgttttgttttgttttgtttttcactattCTATCCATAAGGCTTTTGTGCAGCCTGATTTAATACAGAAGCTTTCACAACAACAATTATTTGCAGCAAATAATTCATATGTGACTATTTTTTTTCGGGTTATGCTAGAGGGAGGAGAcggagcaggcagggctgtgtggggcagctggcagcatgCTGGCGGCTCTGttgctccctccctgctctgcagctgcaggtggtggCCCAAGGCCATGGTCCAGGAGATGTGGCAGTCCAGGAGATGCTGAGGTCTGGGGGATGCTGAGGTCCAGAAAATGCTGAGGTCTGGGGGATGTTGTGGTCTGGGGGATGCTGCGGTCcgtcctgcaggagcagggcatgATGCCAGGttctgccagcactgctgcctttAGGATGGATCGAGGGGCAGCTCGGTGTGCCTCCTTCTTGGGAGAGAGTCCCGAGAGCCAGCTGTGCCACAGGCTCCTGCGTGCTGCGCAGGTCCCCCAGGTGAGGTGGCAGCGTGACCGAGGTGGGCACGCCGCAAGTTGCTCGGGAAACCGGTGCAGCACGATGGTTGGGGCAGCTGTCGAGATCTAGGTTTCCTTCCGCAGAGCAACTCTGACGTTGCTGCAGATCTTGGAGAGCGCCTCGAAGAGTGGGTCGCAGAAGGTGTGGATGCAGAGGGAGTAGATGCGGCTGACGCACTGGATCTCGATCAGGTAGCTCTTGATGCAGGGCACCACTGCCCAGATGTGGCAGAAGGAGATGAGGGCAAAGAGGAAGCCCCAGACCACGGCCAGGGGGATTCCCAGGATGGCAGAAAGCAGCCGGTAGCACCAGTACTTGCTGACGGTGAAGGTGGTGTAGCTGGTTTTCCAGACACCGTCAAAGCTGTACGTTCCCACTGGCTCAGCTATCACGTCTTCAAAATCCACCTGGGAGCAGAGAAGAGGCAGGGGGTGAGCGCGGACTGCAGCAGGAggccagggagctgctgccacgcGGGGGgagagcccggggggggggagcgggttCGCAGCCCCCGGAGCAGAGGCAGACCCCGGTGTGCCAGGAAGCCGTGCCCAAGTCCAAAGGAGATGCGGCAGGGCCGGCGGCACTCACGCTGCGCACCATGCTCGCAGGTGCTGGGGCCGGCCACGAGTGCTCCGAACCGGTGATGTGCGTGGATGTGTTTACTCTGGAGGAAGCCAGAGCCCGTTCCTACCCTTTTTTAGCATTCAGGCATGGGCTGCCTGCTCGGCAGGAAGGTGGTTTGTGCTAATAAAACCCCAACAGTCCTCTTGATTTATGgtttacttatttatatattcGGAGGCAAGGTACTCAATTCAACTTGTTTGCATTCTGCCTGAAGAGGGGGAGACATCAGCTTGGCTGTGCCCTTACAGGGATATGGTGTTATATGCATGCGTTGGGAGTGTCTCTGCATTACAAATATTCTTAAAAGCCTCTGAACTATGCACAGAGATCTCGTTGCGGTGTAACTCATTTTTAGGGAATGCATGAGCCAAGCTATTTGTCTTGAAAAAAGCATGACCCTTCATTGGTAAGGCTAATGTGTCTGTTTATACCTGTCTGTCAAACTGCGATATCCCTTCTGGTTTTGGAAGCGCTTTGATTGTAAAATCATTCTGTATCATCTTTAATTTCCTGGGATTGGCAAGAGATGCTGGGCAAATATTGACATGAATTAGGAATTAACAGCCAGGCTGGTGGGTGCTGGTGAGCAGcatcccagccccactgcccaGCTGGGCTGGCAATGAATGACAGATCTCAGCTGCCCGACTGCCTGATTAGCTAATCAGGGGATCAATTGATGAAGGGAGCAGCAGGCTATAAAGGAGGAGTCTCTTctcctctgcttcttttcttccagtgtaTCAGGAGAGGCTCTGAGGAGAGATGGGGCAGAGAGGCTGAACTGTGAGCTGAGTATGGGCTCTGCCCCAGTGCCTTCAGAGGGTAGCACCTATGGGTGCTGCCTGTGTGCTCCATGGCTGTGTCTAGGGAGAGGCTTTAAGAGCTCTGCCAAGCCTTGGCTGGTGCCCCTGCTGTAGCCGTGCTGgggtctccagctcctgctggcgcACCTCAGCGTGCAGGTACGGCTCTATGGCAGGGCGAACCTTGCTGCCTGCAAGTTAGGCATTGggataggctgcccagggaagtggtggagtcaccatccctggaggtctttaaaagacgtttagatgtagagcttagtgatatggtttagtggagggcttgttagtgttagggcagaggttggactagatgatcttggaggtctcttcctacctagatgattctgtgattctgagtcTGCTTTTCTGCCCTGGCctgcctctgtacctgcaaaGCTTTAAGGGCATTTAAAGGCCCTTAATCCTTTAAGGGCAGGGCATTTTCCAGTTTGCTGCTGCTCGCTGCAGGGGCTTTGCCTTTGCC from the Anser cygnoides isolate HZ-2024a breed goose chromosome 10, Taihu_goose_T2T_genome, whole genome shotgun sequence genome contains:
- the CAV3 gene encoding caveolin-3, with protein sequence MAEEQSELEERIIIKDQHTKEIDLVNRDPKRINEDVVKVDFEDVIAEPVGTYSFDGVWKTSYTTFTVSKYWCYRLLSAILGIPLAVVWGFLFALISFCHIWAVVPCIKSYLIEIQCVSRIYSLCIHTFCDPLFEALSKICSNVRVALRKET